One window of Nostoc sp. C052 genomic DNA carries:
- a CDS encoding efflux RND transporter periplasmic adaptor subunit — translation MRCLDPFQTIKLTQTIPRFQKVIQRGRFSLLVLSLAYLCSACNASEAQSSGKEAGKKRAVPVVVATATQKTIPIQLSATGTVESYSTVSVKSQVGGQLTGVYFRQGQNVKKGDLLFKIDSRPLQAALMQANAAKAKDLAQVKQAQANVLKAIAQVNQAKANVVKDKAQATNADAQAQRYTSLLKQGAISKEQAEQYQTSADAQQATVEADRGGVANAQAAVAAAQADVQNAQAAVASDEAAIDNAKVQLSYSSIYSPIAGRTGSLKLNQGNLVQANATDPLITISQIRPIYVNFSIPQRLLPDIKKYSANNGKLEVDALPPKDAGHPVRGELTFVDSGVNTQTGTIQLKGTFANTDERLFPGQFVNVVLKLSEEPNAITVPSQAVQSGQQGQFVYVVKPDKTAEMRPITVGDTVGNETVIKQGLKSGEEVVIDGQFNLVAGATVQVKPKVGSRGAEGQGSRGAGEAGGER, via the coding sequence ATGCGCTGTTTAGATCCTTTTCAGACGATAAAGCTTACTCAAACTATTCCTCGTTTTCAGAAGGTTATTCAAAGGGGGCGATTCTCGCTACTTGTATTAAGTTTAGCCTACTTGTGTAGTGCTTGTAATGCTTCCGAAGCCCAATCAAGCGGTAAAGAAGCAGGAAAAAAACGAGCTGTGCCAGTGGTGGTTGCCACTGCGACTCAAAAAACGATTCCAATACAGCTATCGGCTACGGGAACAGTTGAATCATATTCAACGGTATCTGTCAAGTCTCAAGTCGGTGGACAACTGACTGGTGTCTATTTTCGGCAAGGGCAGAACGTTAAGAAAGGAGACTTGTTATTTAAAATTGATTCCCGTCCTCTACAAGCCGCGCTGATGCAGGCTAACGCTGCTAAAGCCAAAGATTTAGCGCAGGTGAAACAAGCACAGGCAAACGTGTTAAAAGCGATCGCCCAAGTGAACCAGGCAAAAGCGAACGTTGTGAAAGATAAAGCCCAGGCAACAAATGCAGATGCACAAGCTCAACGTTATACTAGCTTGCTCAAGCAAGGGGCAATTAGTAAAGAACAGGCTGAACAATATCAAACCAGTGCTGATGCTCAACAGGCGACAGTTGAGGCGGATCGAGGTGGAGTCGCAAATGCTCAGGCAGCAGTAGCAGCAGCTCAAGCAGATGTCCAAAATGCTCAGGCAGCAGTAGCATCAGATGAAGCTGCCATTGATAATGCCAAAGTTCAGCTTTCCTACAGTTCTATCTACTCACCAATTGCCGGACGCACAGGCAGCCTAAAGCTAAATCAAGGGAACTTGGTACAGGCAAATGCCACTGATCCGCTAATTACAATCAGTCAAATTCGCCCGATTTACGTCAACTTTTCCATTCCCCAGCGACTACTGCCAGATATCAAAAAATACAGTGCTAATAACGGCAAGCTAGAAGTCGATGCTTTACCTCCGAAAGATGCAGGGCATCCGGTACGAGGCGAACTCACCTTTGTTGATAGTGGAGTCAATACCCAAACAGGAACTATTCAACTAAAGGGTACTTTTGCCAACACTGATGAGCGCTTGTTTCCAGGGCAGTTTGTCAATGTAGTACTCAAACTGAGCGAAGAACCAAATGCGATTACTGTTCCTTCTCAGGCGGTACAAAGTGGACAACAGGGACAGTTTGTGTATGTAGTCAAACCTGACAAAACAGCAGAAATGCGTCCAATTACCGTCGGTGACACCGTTGGAAACGAAACGGTGATTAAACAAGGATTGAAATCGGGTGAAGAAGTAGTCATTGATGGACAATTCAACTTAGTGGCTGGTGCCACAGTCCAAGTGAAACCGAAAGTAGGAAGCAGAGGTGCTGAGGGGCAGGGGAGTAGGGGAGCAGGGGAAGCAGGGGGAGAAAGGTAA
- the aroF gene encoding 3-deoxy-7-phosphoheptulonate synthase, translated as MINAKLAAQSHPNHQTIVKISEKIAFGGEELVIIGGPCTVESLEQMEIVAQKLSTASVQGLRGGVYKPRTSPYAFQGMGEEGLEILARVRSHYNMPVVTEVMSISQIEVVAAHADMLQVGSRNMQNFDLLKALGQAGKPILLKRGLAATIEEFVMAAEYILSHGNPDVVLCERGIRSFDDYTRNVLDLGAVAALKQITHLPVIVDPSHAVGKRELVAPVARAAIACGADGLIIECHPEPEKSVSDARQALSLEDMVHLVNSLKPVATAVGRSISDNAGAGLKPAPIFCAA; from the coding sequence ATGATTAATGCTAAACTTGCCGCACAATCTCATCCTAATCACCAAACAATCGTTAAAATCTCAGAAAAAATCGCCTTTGGCGGTGAAGAACTCGTAATTATCGGCGGGCCTTGCACTGTTGAAAGCTTAGAGCAAATGGAGATCGTTGCCCAAAAATTATCTACTGCATCAGTGCAGGGGTTGCGTGGCGGTGTCTACAAACCCCGCACATCTCCTTACGCTTTCCAGGGTATGGGTGAAGAAGGATTAGAGATTTTGGCTAGGGTGCGATCGCATTACAATATGCCGGTTGTCACTGAGGTGATGTCAATTTCTCAAATTGAAGTAGTCGCTGCCCACGCTGATATGCTTCAGGTTGGTAGCCGCAATATGCAAAACTTCGACTTGCTCAAAGCTTTAGGACAAGCTGGTAAACCAATACTCCTCAAACGTGGTTTAGCAGCAACTATTGAAGAATTCGTCATGGCTGCTGAATATATTCTCAGCCACGGGAATCCTGATGTCGTGTTGTGCGAAAGAGGTATCCGCAGTTTCGACGATTACACCCGCAATGTCCTTGATTTAGGGGCAGTAGCAGCACTCAAGCAAATCACTCATCTGCCTGTAATTGTAGATCCTTCCCATGCTGTCGGTAAACGAGAGTTGGTAGCACCTGTAGCTAGGGCTGCGATCGCTTGCGGTGCTGATGGATTAATTATTGAATGTCACCCAGAACCCGAAAAATCTGTTTCTGATGCTCGTCAAGCACTTTCTCTAGAAGATATGGTGCATTTAGTTAATAGCTTAAAGCCTGTGGCAACAGCCGTAGGACGCAGTATATCAGATAATGCCGGGGCAGGTTTGAAACCTGCCCCGATTTTTTGTGCTGCTTAA